The sequence below is a genomic window from Acidobacteriota bacterium.
GTCGCTCTCTTGAACGAAACCAAAGTCAGCGATTTTGCAGGCACGCTTGATCTGGCAGAATCCGGACAGACCAGTGGCACTGGATGCCAATCTGCAACGCTGGTTGATACCACTACCAATCCGCCAACCACGACAAATTCCTATCCGGGAAAATTCGATCAGTTCCCGAACTGCTTCCATGGGTCAAGCACCGCCAATTTGCACTTTCACGGCACGCACGTCACCCCCGAAGCTACAGGCGACAACATTCTGTTCGGCGTCCGCCCTCTGGCAAATATAAACGAGCGAGATGCTTTGGCAGATCTTCAGGCCGTCTTCAATGCTTATGATCCAACCCATCCCTGGCACAACTGGAACGATTTTATGAAATCGCCTGCGGCTCAGAACTGGTGGAATAAGCAGCAAGAAGCGCTGGCCGCTTACGATAAAACCTCACAATGGGGAAACGGCTTTGGGTTGCCGCCAAGTGAGCAATTGTTGCCTGCTGATACCGCCGCCATCGCCGCCGGTGAATGGCCACCGTGGTTCATCGGTTCGTTCCCGAATTGTTACAAAATCCCTCGTTACACTACTGATGCCAATGGCAATCCGACCGGCCCGTTAATGGGCCAGGCTCCGGGAACGCATTGGTATCACGCGCACAAACACGGCTCAACGGCGCTGAATCTGTTCAACGGACTGGCCGGGGCGTTCATCATTCGCGACAGCAGCCCGACAGGCTACGACGGAAAGTTGCAGGCGGTTTATCAGAACAAGCTGAAAGAATTCATCATGGTCTTTCAGGAAATCACCGATTCGATCAATTTATTGGGTGGAAGCCCCAGGGCGACATTGGTCAATGGCCAGAAGACTCCGATGATTACGATGCAGCCCGGTGAAGTTCAGCTCTGGCGCATGCTCAACACCACAGTCACCGTCGCCCTGACGCCACAGTTTGCCACTGCTACCGCAGCAGGCGCTCCACTGGCGCAGTTCAGTACGATGATTCAGGACGGCGTGCAGTTTTCCTGTAAACAGATCGCTCAGGATGGCGTTCAGTTCAACTGGACAAACGTTGATCCAAACTCTCCGAACGGCAAGATGAACGGCGTCACTCCGGTCACAATGGCTCCGGCCAACCGCGTTGACCTGTTGGTCAAAGCGCCGCCGTCAGCAGGCTGTTATCAGCTTCAAAGCGGCAAAGCCGTGCTTTTGTACATCAATGTGACAGGTTCGGCGGTGAATCCGCCGATGAATTTGCCCCAGGGTCAAAAGGAGTTTCCTGTGCAGCCTTCCTTCCTGGCTGACCTCGATCCTGACAGTGTTCGCGTTCAACGAACGATTAAATACGCTTGGGAAAATGGGAGAACCAACACTGGGCGTATCAATGGCGCACCGCCTAACTTCAACATTGACGGCAAAAAATTCGACAGCACGGTCGCTCATTCCATGCATTTGAATGAAGTGGAAATGTGGACGGTTACGAATAATTCGCCAGGCGTACGACATCCGTTTCACATTCACCAAAATCCATTCCAGATCATTGAACTCTTTGATCCAACGACGATGGATGGCCCGATGCAGCTTCCAGGTCCCTGGGTCTGGTGGGATACGTTTGCCATTCCACCTGCTTCAAACACTTACCCGAACGGCAAACCGCGCCTGGATGGAAACGGCAAGCAGGTTTACGTGAACGGCTATTTCAAAATGCTGACCCGCTTTGCCGATTTCACGGGCAAATTCGTCAATCACTGCCACATCCTGGGCCACGAAGACCGCGGGATGATGCAGTTGATTGAAGTCGTTCCCAATGCCCAACCGTATTTGAAACATCATTGATCAGCGCCATTGATTCGCAGGCGACGTGTTGATCGTTTCAGGCAATCTTGGCCTTTCAAAAGGTCATTACCCCAAAACGGCAAATGAAAAGAAGCTATTGGCACATCGTAGTTTGCTTCATCGCGATTCTGTTCTCGCTCGGTTTCAGCATCGTTTCGCCGACCGGATACATCAGCGGCATGATCAAAGATCCTGCGGGCGCGCCATTTCCGGGCGTTCAATTGACTTTGATCAATGCCGCTACGGGAGCCAGAAGAACGGCTGTTTCGGATGCGAGCGGCGGGTTTCAGTTTTCGCAACTGGAACCCGCGCGCTGGATGCTGACGGCGGAAGCGACGGGCTGTAAACGCGTTTCCATGCCCGTTCTGGTTCAAGTAGATCAAGTGACCACCGTCCAAATCGCCATGCAGTTGGGCAAATTGACTGAGATTGTTGAAGTCACCGACGCCATCACTCCTTTGTTTGAGAAAGGCAAATCCACAACAAGCGCAATCAAAGACGACCGGCTGATCAGCAGTTTGCCGTTAAATGGTCGCCAGTTTCTGGACCTGGCGCTGCTGACGCCCGGAGTTATTCCTGCATCGCCGGGCGCGCAGGGCAACGGTTTCAATTCCGCTGGCGCTCGTTCGCAATCGAACGTTTACCTGCTGGACGGCATCAGCAATCAGGACACGCAACAGAATGACGCGCTGAATCAGTTCCGCATCACCGATGCCGTTCAGGAATTCGCCGTGCAAACCAGCGTGCAGACAGCGGAATTCGGGCGCGGCAGCGGCGCACAGGTCAACGTCGTCACGCGCAGCGGATCGAACCAGTTTCATGGTTCGGTCTTTGAATACTTCCGCAACACAGGGCTGAATGCCGCGGATTTTTTCACCAACAAACTCGGCGGCGAAAAAACCGTGCTCAATCGCAACCAATTCGGCGCAACGCTGGGCGGGCCGATCTTTCGCGAACACACGTTCTTCTTCGTCTCCTATGAAGGCTTTCGTCAGGTGGCTCCGGCTGTGCGTTCGACGCGTGTGCCCACAGCCGCCGAACGCATAACCGTGACCGACGCGATTTCAAAACGATTGTTAGAATATTGGCCGCTGCCCAACGCCACGGGAACGGTCAACTACATCGCCAACGTGCGAAACGACGACGACGACGACACAGGCTCCTTGCGCATTGATCACCGATTGAGTCAACACGATCAGCTTTCAGGCCGCTGGACGGAATATCACGCATCGAGCTTTGTCGGCGGAACCACGCTGCTGACCGGCGGCAATCAGGGTGAGCCATTGCAGCGTTCCATTATGCTCGGCCACACACATATTTTTTCCTCCCGCTTTCTCAACGAATTTCGGTTGGGATATTCGCGAAACGAACAGGAACGCCGGGTGCAGGACTTCGGATTGAGTGCGGGGACGATCTTCATCGACGCCAATGGCAAACCGTTGGCAGGAGTGATTGACGCCACGAAAGACCCGCTCAATTCCGGTTTGCCGTCAATTGCCGTCGGAGGCGGATATGCGGCGCTGGGAACCAACATCAACATGCCGCAGGGACGTATCTCCAGCACTACGGAGCTATTCGAAAATATATCTCTCAGTGCCCCATTGGGATGGACGGCGCATTCCTGGCGCTGGGGCTTCCACATTCGCCGCGAAGATTTGCGCCGCTATTTGAATCGAGCCTCGCGCGGCGCATTCAACTTTGCCAATTTCGCAGACTTCGGGCGCGGACAGTTGAACGCTTCAAACTTTCGCACGGGCAGCACGTTGGCGTACTGGCGGCGTTACCCATGGGATTTGTACTGGCAGGATGAATTCAAAGTCCGCGAAAACCTGACGCTCAATTTTGGCGTGCGTTATGAATATCCGTCGGCGGTTGAAGAGCTTCGCGGCCACGCGACAAACTTTGTTCCGGGTGTTGGCCCCGTTGTTGTGGGCAGCAACCGCATTCTGAGCATTGACCCGACATTGAAAGGCCCGGCCGCAATTACCTTTACCACGGCTTCGTTCGAGCTTCCCGCGTCCGGCGTTTATTCCGACAAAAACAATGTCGCGCCGATGTTCGGATTCGCCTATTCGCCGCGAATTGCCAGGAAGCTTTTCGGCGTAGGCGATACAGTCATTCGTGGCGGCGTTCGCATCGCCTATGACGACTTGTTCAACAACGTGCCATCGAGCATGGCGCTCGGCCCGCCGTACAACTTGCAGGTCACACAAACCGCCAACGTCACACAACCCGGCAAATTCGCCTGGGCAATTGGCTTCGATCAAAACGTGCCGCTCGTGTCGAATTTCGGCAAACAGGGGCCGGGCACGCCGACGGTCGGCGTGCTCAGCTTCCAGGGCGTGGATCCAAATTTGAGAAGCGCCTACCTGTACCAGTACAACTTCGGCATACAGCGACGGCTGAGCAATGAGTTTTCTATCGAAGCCGATTACCAGGGAAGTTCGGGCCACCGGCTGGGCGTGTTCATTGACGTGAACCAGCCAACGGTGATCGTGCGCGATCCCGCGCGGCGAGGTCCCGTCGCGCCGAACGAGCAAGTATTCCCCTATCCCAGTTTCGGCAATATGCAAATCGCCAAATCCATTGGCAATTCAAGTTACAACGGGCTGGTGCTGACGGCGAAATACCAGAACCGTCAGGGCATTTTTCTGCGCACAGCATATACCTTTGGCAAATCGCTCGATTACAACTCAGGTTATTTCGGGTCGAACAACCCGCCCGGCGAAGCGGCTGCGCCTGTTGACGCGCGAAATCTGCGTTTGGAACACGGCCCATCCGCCTTTGACATTCGCCACCGCTTCAATCTGGTTTACGTGATTCCGCTGCCCATCGGGCCGGGACACAAGCTGTTTGGCTGGAAGAACGCGGTGTCGCGGTTGGCGTTTGCAGATTGGCAAATTTCCGGCGTGGCGACCCTTCAATCGGGCTACCCATTTACAGTTACCACTGGCGGGCAAGACACCAGCGGGTTCAATCAAGTGATTGCAGGCGGCAACCCGGCGGGCGGGAACCGCCCCGATCTGGCGAGGCCGGGCAAGCTGCCGCAAGACAACCGGAACCCCGACGCCGCATTCGATCCGTCGTGGTTTGTTTCAGCCTTTGCTGGCCGCGTTGGCACATCAGGCCGCAATCAATACTACGGCCCTGGCTTGTACAACCACGATTTTGCCATCGCCAAAAATTTCCCACTGGTGGAACAAGCGCACCTGCAATTCCGCGCGGACTTTTTCAATCTGTTCAACCACACGAATTTTGCCAATCCCATCAGCGACTTGAGCAATGCGAATTTCGGCAAGATCACGCAAACGCTTGGCGCAGCGGTGTCCAATGCAGTGGGCACAACGGGCGGCCCAATCGGCGGGCCACGGCTGATTCAGTTCTCGCTCAGGGTTCAATTCTAAGCAGCCTAAAATTCAGCCCTTGCTTATAAGGTTGAATTTTATGCGGAGGCCCCATGAAACTCGCTCTGTCACTTCGCGTAATCGCACTGATGTTGACCGTCGCTCCCATAACAGTCGGGCAAGTTTCTTCCGCCGCGCTGCTGGGCGAAGTTTCGGATGAAGCATCGGCGGCGCTGCCGGGTGCGAAAGTCACTGCGCGCCACGAAGCGACGGGCTTTTCCAGAAGCGTTGTTACCAATACCGAAGGCAGTTATCGCATCGGTGATTTGCTGCCGGGTCGTTACACGATCACGGCGGAAAAAGCAGGCTTTCGCACGACGACAGTGAATTCGGTGGTGCTGGAGGTGAATCAGAAAGCGCGCCTGGATTTGCGGCTGGCCGTAGGGGGACAGCAGGAAATCATTACTGTGGTTGCCGAGGTTTCATCGCTGCAAAGTGACGATGCTTCGGTCGGTTACCGGCTGGATTTTCCGACCATTCGCGGGTTGCCGCTGGACGTGCGTAACGTGGCATCACTGATTACATTGGGGCCAGGCGCGATCCCCCGCCAACTGGGAGGCTTCGGCCACGACATCATCAACGATGGCCAGGAAAATCGCGGCGCAGTGGCGCTTAATCCGCCGATCAACGGCAGCCGTTCCACGATGAACACGTATTTGCTGGACGGCGCGCTCAACACGGATTTCAACGCGCGCGCCATTGCCGTCAACGCGCCGCTGGAAACCGTGCAGGAATTCCGCATTCAATCGTCGTTGGCCGCTGCGGAGTTCACGCAATCGGGCGGCGGCGTGGCCGACGTGGT
It includes:
- a CDS encoding multicopper oxidase domain-containing protein, whose amino-acid sequence is MTKSNDKQNVEAISVVASPQQSNQYNKLELAARREFMIKALAATSGLAFSSLLPTATIEATAQTQSCPPTSITSPALQAVGQITSQNGKLQAIMRVKNESRAVPGYSKPPMLRYFTGSRIDGSQVWPTRPGQPVPGPTLVAELGDVVQVALLNETKVSDFAGTLDLAESGQTSGTGCQSATLVDTTTNPPTTTNSYPGKFDQFPNCFHGSSTANLHFHGTHVTPEATGDNILFGVRPLANINERDALADLQAVFNAYDPTHPWHNWNDFMKSPAAQNWWNKQQEALAAYDKTSQWGNGFGLPPSEQLLPADTAAIAAGEWPPWFIGSFPNCYKIPRYTTDANGNPTGPLMGQAPGTHWYHAHKHGSTALNLFNGLAGAFIIRDSSPTGYDGKLQAVYQNKLKEFIMVFQEITDSINLLGGSPRATLVNGQKTPMITMQPGEVQLWRMLNTTVTVALTPQFATATAAGAPLAQFSTMIQDGVQFSCKQIAQDGVQFNWTNVDPNSPNGKMNGVTPVTMAPANRVDLLVKAPPSAGCYQLQSGKAVLLYINVTGSAVNPPMNLPQGQKEFPVQPSFLADLDPDSVRVQRTIKYAWENGRTNTGRINGAPPNFNIDGKKFDSTVAHSMHLNEVEMWTVTNNSPGVRHPFHIHQNPFQIIELFDPTTMDGPMQLPGPWVWWDTFAIPPASNTYPNGKPRLDGNGKQVYVNGYFKMLTRFADFTGKFVNHCHILGHEDRGMMQLIEVVPNAQPYLKHH
- a CDS encoding carboxypeptidase regulatory-like domain-containing protein; the protein is MKRSYWHIVVCFIAILFSLGFSIVSPTGYISGMIKDPAGAPFPGVQLTLINAATGARRTAVSDASGGFQFSQLEPARWMLTAEATGCKRVSMPVLVQVDQVTTVQIAMQLGKLTEIVEVTDAITPLFEKGKSTTSAIKDDRLISSLPLNGRQFLDLALLTPGVIPASPGAQGNGFNSAGARSQSNVYLLDGISNQDTQQNDALNQFRITDAVQEFAVQTSVQTAEFGRGSGAQVNVVTRSGSNQFHGSVFEYFRNTGLNAADFFTNKLGGEKTVLNRNQFGATLGGPIFREHTFFFVSYEGFRQVAPAVRSTRVPTAAERITVTDAISKRLLEYWPLPNATGTVNYIANVRNDDDDDTGSLRIDHRLSQHDQLSGRWTEYHASSFVGGTTLLTGGNQGEPLQRSIMLGHTHIFSSRFLNEFRLGYSRNEQERRVQDFGLSAGTIFIDANGKPLAGVIDATKDPLNSGLPSIAVGGGYAALGTNINMPQGRISSTTELFENISLSAPLGWTAHSWRWGFHIRREDLRRYLNRASRGAFNFANFADFGRGQLNASNFRTGSTLAYWRRYPWDLYWQDEFKVRENLTLNFGVRYEYPSAVEELRGHATNFVPGVGPVVVGSNRILSIDPTLKGPAAITFTTASFELPASGVYSDKNNVAPMFGFAYSPRIARKLFGVGDTVIRGGVRIAYDDLFNNVPSSMALGPPYNLQVTQTANVTQPGKFAWAIGFDQNVPLVSNFGKQGPGTPTVGVLSFQGVDPNLRSAYLYQYNFGIQRRLSNEFSIEADYQGSSGHRLGVFIDVNQPTVIVRDPARRGPVAPNEQVFPYPSFGNMQIAKSIGNSSYNGLVLTAKYQNRQGIFLRTAYTFGKSLDYNSGYFGSNNPPGEAAAPVDARNLRLEHGPSAFDIRHRFNLVYVIPLPIGPGHKLFGWKNAVSRLAFADWQISGVATLQSGYPFTVTTGGQDTSGFNQVIAGGNPAGGNRPDLARPGKLPQDNRNPDAAFDPSWFVSAFAGRVGTSGRNQYYGPGLYNHDFAIAKNFPLVEQAHLQFRADFFNLFNHTNFANPISDLSNANFGKITQTLGAAVSNAVGTTGGPIGGPRLIQFSLRVQF